GTGTTAGATGGCCTTGGTGTGGAAGAAACCAAGCGCTATATGCATCATTATAATTTTCCACCGTATAGCACCGGGGAAACTAAAATGATGCGCTCACCGGGACGCCGCGAAATCGGTCACGGTGCCCTGGCCGAACGGGCCCTGATACCGGTGTTGCCGTCAGAAAATGAATTTCCATATACTATCCGTGTTGTGTCAGAGGCCTTGGAGTCTAACGGTTCAACCTCTATGGGTAGCGTCTGTGGCAGCACCTTGGCCTTAATGGATGCCGGAGTAAAAATTAAAGCCCCTGTTTCAGGTGTTGCCATGGGCTTAATTAAAGAAGATGATGACTTTGTGGTGTTAACTGATATTCAGGGCATAGAAGATGCCCTAGGAGATATGGACTTTAAGGTTGCCGGAACAGCAAAAGGCATCACCGCCTTACAAATGGATATTAAAATAGCCGGTATAAGCAGAGAGGTATTTGAAAAAGCCCTTGCACAGGCTCACCGGGGGCGTATGCATATATTGAATAAAATGCTTGAAGTAATAAGTGAGCCCCGGCATGAAATTAATCAATATGCGCCGGCAATTATCAGTATGCAGATTGATCCCGAACAGATCCGCGATGTTATTGGCCCCGGCGGCAAAATTATTAAAAGCATTGTTGAGAAAACCGGTGCGGATATTGACATTGAAGATGACGGCCGGGTATTTATTTCCGCAGTGAACAGGGAAGCAGGTAGAGAAGCCTATGAACTTATAGAAACCCTTACTAAAACAGTGGAGCCAGGAGAAATATACACCGGCAAAGTTGTAAAGGTTACCGACTTTGGAGCATTTGTGGAGGTAATACCCGGTGTGTTGGGCATGCAGGGCAAAGACGGCCTGGTTCACATATCACAACTGGCTTATAATCGTGTGGAGAAGGTAGAGGATGTTGTAAAAGAGGGTGATATAATCACTGTAAAAGCGCTGGGTTATGATAACATGGGCAGGTTAAAGCTTTCTAAAAAAGAAGCCATGCAACCACCCGAAGGATATGTTGAAAAAACCGAGCGAGAAAACACCAGAAACAGAAGACCAAGAAACTTTAATCGCAGACCAAAGGATTAACAAAGAACCCCAATAGGGGTTTTTTAATTTTTCTACCCCCTAAACTTTGTAATTCTATGGACTGGCAGCACAGCATAAGTTTTAACAAAAGATAAGGGGGATAGTATATGGGAGTTTTTTATTTTACCCGTCGATTGATACTTAAATTGGCATGTGTATTGTTGGCGGCAGTGCTGTTAATAGGCGGTGGTTACTATGTACTAAAAAAAGAAAGGTACCAACCTACATTGGCCCCTATTTATCAGGGTGATCAAGGAAGAAAAGAAATTGCACTAACTGTAAATGTTTACTGGGGTGAAGAATACCTTCCGCAGATGCTTAAAATTATGGAGGAAGAAAAGGTAAAGGCAACATTTTTTATAGGCGGCATGTGGGCGGAAAAATTTCCTGATTTATTAAAAGAAATAGCCCAACAGGGTCATGACATAGGTAGCCACGGTTACTCGCATCCACACCCTGACCACTTGAACAAAGCAGGTAATTTGCGCGAAATTAAACGCTCGGAAAAAATAATTAAAGAAATAATCGGTAAAGATATAAAGCTCTTTGCTCCCCCATACGGAGAAAGGGGCAATTCAGTTCTTGCTGCAACAGAAGAAGCGGGTTATCAACTTATCTTATGGAGTATAGATACCATAGATTGGCAAAGACCTGCCCCTGATACGATAGTACAGAGGGTGATTAGCAAAGCCCATAACGGGGCAATTGTTTTAATGCATCCCACAGCACCCACCGTACGGGCACTGCCCACTATCATTAAAGAATTGAAAGGGCGGGGGTATGAATTTATTACGGTAACGGAATTGCTGGAAAACCTGCCACAAGAGGAGGAAGGGCAATTAACGGAGGAAACCGGATAGATTATCACATGATTCGTCATCATCTAATTTCTTGCCAATGGGGGCCAGGGGCACAATAACTATTATTGATAAACTGCTATCATTTTGGGAAGTATTTAACAGACAGGACATACTGCAGCGGGGTGAATATTAAATTGCATATTAGAAGCAGCCTAATGATAGCACTGATGGTTATTGTAATAAAAATATGTTGGTTGTCTTGTGCTGAGGCCGGCATTTCTCAATTTAAGGCGCCGGAAATAACGGCAGATGCAGCTGTTCTTATAGACGCAAACACCGGGCAAGTATTGTTTGATAAAAACATGCATCAAAGACGGCCTCCGGCCAGTACCACTAAAATTATGACTGCTCTACTGGCGCTGGAGGGAGGCAACTTGACCGATAAAGTTACGGTAAGCGACAAGGCCGCCCAAACAGGGGAGTGCAGCATTAATTTAAGGCCTAATGAAATACTAACTTTAGAAGCACTGATATATGGCGCCTTGATGCGTTCCGGTAACGACGCCTGCGTTGCCATAGCTGAACATGTTGCAGGCAGTGAAGAAAACTTTATTAGACTTATGAATCATCACGCCAAAATATTGGGTGCCCAGAATACAAATTTTCTGAACACCAACGGTCTGCCGGAAGACCAACACTACTCCACTGCCTATGATTTGGCACAAATTGCCCGTTATGCGATGAACAAGGTGAAATTTAGAGACATAGTAAGTACCAAGAGCAAAGAGATAACCAATGAAGACGGTGAAAAAAGATTTTTTCAGAATACCAACAAGCTACTGTGGCTTTACAGGGGTTCTGACGGTATTAAGACCGGCACCACCGATGCTGCCGGCAGTTGCCTGGTAGGCTCTGCCAAGAAAGACGGCAGACACTTAATAAGTGTAGTGCTACATAGTGACGACCGTTATGCTGACACAATTAAGTTGTTAAATCACGGGTTTGATGATTATGAAGAGGTGGTTGTGCTTACCAAAGGAGAACATTTTACCACCCTTCATATTGAAAATGGATATTCATCAACTGTACCGATAATTGCTGGCAGTGGTCTGTCGGTGCTGGTTCCAAAAGGAGAAATTGGTACCTTTGAGCAGCTGGTAAAGCTGGAAAGAAACCTTAGTGCACCTATAAGATATCATCAAAGGGTGGGCACGCTTGATGTGTCAGTAAAGGGAGAGGTGGTAGGCAGTGTTGAACTTATTACCGGAGCTGCCATTAATAAGTTGCCTGTACATTTAAAAATATATAATAAATTGGATAAACACTTATGAAATAATTGCCATTATTGAAGTGTTTAGATATGATATGTAGAGAGTTTTACATAAGGTTAGGGGGTTATTAAATGTACCAAAAGACAACACTAGATAACGGTCTACGCATTTTATCAGAAGAAATCCCACATGTAAGGTCGGTTTCCATCGGACTATGGATAAACGTCGGTTCAAGGGATGAAACCAATGACAATAGCGGCATATCACATTTTATTGAACATATGATGTTTAAAGGTACTAATAAAAGAACAGCAAAGGATATAGCAGAAGAACTGGATGCAGTTGGCGGACAATTAAACGCTTTTACTACCAAGGAGTACACCTGTTATCACTCCAAAGTTTTGGACGAGCATTTTGACTTGGCGGTTGACGTATTGACTGACATGGTGTTTAATTCCAAGTTTGCCCCAGAGGATATAGATCGCGAAAAAAATGTAATAATTGAAGAAATTAAAATGTATGAAGATGCCCCGGACGAATTGGTGCATGATATATTTACAAATACTATTTGGCATGGCCATCCCCTGGGCAGGCCTATTATTGGGACAACCGAGATTGTAAGTTCCTTTAGCAGAGATGATTTGCTGGATTTTCATCATAAGCATTATACACCTGAAAAAATGGTTATTTCGGTTGCCGGCAACATTAAACATGAAAAAGTAGTGGAAAAACTGGCACCGATATTGAGTCAATTAAAGGCTACAAAAACCCCCCGGCAAAGCACACCTCCCCAAGGGGTAAGTAACTTAGTATGCCGTAACAAAGATACGGAACAGGTACACATGGTAATAGGAACCCCCGGTTATCAACTGGACCATGAGGATATCTATACAGTACAGTTAATTAACACTGTTTTAGGAGGTGGGCTGTCGTCACGGCTATTTCAGGAAATCCGTGAACAAAGGGGATTAGTATATACGGTTTTTTCTTACCATAGTTCTTATCATGACACCGGCTTGTTTGCTGTTTATGCTGGTTTGTCAAAAAATAATGTTAATAAAGCCATGGAACTGATCTTTAAAGAGATAAAGGACATATCAAGGCATGGATTAAAGGAATCTGAACTGCAACGCGCCAAAGATCAGCTTAAGGGAGGACTGCTGCTTTCCTTGGAAAATGTTAACAGCAGGATGAGCAGACTGGGCAAATCAGAGATGTATCTTGGGAAAGTGTTGACCCCTGATGAAATTGTAGGACGTGTTTTTAAAGTAACCAATGAAGATATTAAAAGAGTGGCTAAAAATATGTTCATTCCCGACAGATTCACCATGGCTGCTATCGGTCCTTGGCAAGACTGCGGGGAATTAAATACTGCATTGGCTAAGCTTAAGGAATAACCTGGGTCTAAGAACCAGGTTATTCCTTTTTATACGGTTATCATTATCATTAAAATGTCATATATCTCGTCCTTCACCAATACAATTTAATGGAGGTGGGACAAAGTGATTATGACAGCTCTAACTTTATTGGTGCTCTTGCTTATTTATCTATCGGTACGGGAGAGAGCTCGCCGAAGAATGACCCGGTGTAAAGAATTGGGGGGGTTAGATACAAGAAGCTCACCTTTGGCCAATGCCTTGGGGGCACTGGTGGGTACAGCAGGTGGTATTTACCTTTCCATGGTGATGCTAATTAATTTTTTGGAGCTAGATGTGCCAAATAAGGTACAGATAATGGGTGTTAACATGGAACCATTAGCCGCCATTTCATTGTTGATGGCGATAGTACAGCCCTTTGCAATGCGCCTTATTGGTAGATAATTGTTTTTAGGGAGGAGAATGTACCGTGCGTCTTAGTGAACTGGTGGGAAAAGAAATAGTAAACATTGTCAACGGCGCCCGCCTGGGGGTTATTGGCGAGTCAGACTTGTCCTTAGATATGGAGACCGGCCATATTCAATCAATCATTTTGCCACGGCGCAGCAATTTTTTCAATTTATGGGTTGACAAACAAAACATAATGATTCCCTGGGAGAATGTGCGTAAAATAGGTGAAGAGGTGGTTATAGTTGAAATAGATCAGGGCCACTTAAATTTTCAAAGATATTCTGTCTAGAGGATTGGGTTTTCCCCGGCGCAGAGGTCGTCGGGGTTTAGTATTTCATAGTACCGTTATCCATTTAGTCCGCCTGTTCCGACAGTGTACCGGGAGCTTGGCCGTCCTGCCCCATATCGCTTTGCGGAATAATTCTAGGAACTTGACAACATGTTACCATATATAGAATAATTAAACAGAATCAGAGATGAAAATGTTGGCTCATGGTAGTATATATCTAAAAAAGTTTGGAGGTAGCGGTAGATGATTAAAGTAGTTGTTGCAGGCGCAGCAGGCCGAATGGGCCAGGAAAGCTGCAGAGCTATTTTGCGTGCGGATGGAATGGAGCTTGTGGGGGCGGTAGACAAGAACAGCAGTGGTGAAGAACTTGAAAAAGTAATAGCAATGGACGGTGTTGAATTAACAATTCAATCTGACTTAGACACTACTTTAAAAGAAACAAAACCTGATGTGGTTGTGGATTTTACAAACCCCAATGTAGTATTTAACAATGCACAAATAGCACTGCAGAATAAGGTTCGCCCGGTTATTGGCACTACCGGCTTGACCGGTGAACAAATTGCTCAATTGAAAGAACTGGCCCAAAAACAGCAGCTGGGTGGTCTAATAGTGCCAAACTTTGCAATTGGAGCACTGTTGATGATTAAATTTGCCTCAATAGCGGTAAAGTACTTTCCCCATGTGGAAATTATTGAGTTACACCATGACCAAAAGATGGACGCTCCTTCGGGTACGGCGTTAAAAACAGCGGAGGTGTTAGCTGAAATTAGGGGAAATATGCGCCAAGGATTACCCACTGAGTTTGAAAAAATCCCCGGATCCCGTGGCGGTGACTTTGAGGGTATGCGTGTTCATAGCGTACGCTTGCCCGGTTTTGTGGCCCACCAGGAAGTAATATTTGGGGGAACAGGACAAACACTGACCATAAGACACGATTCAATATCCCGGGAATCATTTATGCCCGGTTTGTTGATGGGCATTCATAAGGTGATGGAAATAGATCACCTGGTATACGGTTTAGAAAACTTAATATTTGAGTAAGGAAGCCAAAATAATTGCATATACAAGCACCTCCTTAATTGGGTTCACATATAGTGAATCATACCGAGACAGATGTCGAAAGGAGGTACCAGGCATGCAACCTGACCTGCAAGGAGTAAAGGTAGCGGTTTTAGGGGGGGACGCCCGGGAAATTATACTTGTTCATGAGTTTTCAAGGTTAGGGGCTCAAGTACAAGTGGCTGGCTTGCCTGTGCAACAATCCGATCACGTAATTGTTTGCCGTACGGTTGCTGATGCCCTTAACGGTGTTCAAGCTGTTATTTTGCCGGTACCGGGCCTCAACAAGGATGGTACGGTATACTCTGTATTTACAGAAAAGCCCATGGAATTATCGGAAAAAATGCTGGTCTCTTTGCCGGCAAATGCACCGGTTTTTGCTGGGTTCGCCCGGGAACGTTTGGTAGAAATGATTCAGCGCTGTAATCTCCGTTTAATAGAAGTGCTTAAAAGAGACGATGTGGCCATATTGAACTCAATACCTTCTGCAGAAGGGGCAGTTCAGATGGCCATGGAAGCAACGCCCATCACCATTCATAGCAGTAATTCCTTTGTGCTTGGCTTTGGACGTACCGGTGCCACTTTGGCGCGGTTGTTAAAGGGCATGGGTGCAAGAGTTACTGTGGTCACCCGCCGACCGGCACATCAGTCAAGGGTATATGAAATGGGCATGAGACCGCTGACCTTTCAACAATTGCCAGACTTTATTTGCGAAGCTGATATTATTTTTAATACTGTTCCGGCCACCGTATTAACCAACTGCATTTTAAGCAAAGCCTCTGAGGAAGTTGTAATCATTGACGTCGCTTCACCCCCGGGGGGTACAGATTTTGATGCTGCCAAAAGATTAAACATAAAAGCCTTGCTTGCACCGGGCCTGCCTGGAAAAGTGGCTCCCAAGACAGCTGGTCGAATATTGGCGCGAGTAATACCGCGCCTATTGGCCGAGGAACTGGCTCTGTAAATTTGGTTAAAGCCACGGAGGTGCGCCATGCGATTGAAGGGTGTAAGGATAGGATTTGCCTTAACGGGTTCACACTGTACTATTGAAGAAACAATACCGCAGATCGAGCGCCTGGTTAATGAAGGGGCCGAAGTGTTTCCCATTGTCAGTACATCTGTGGAAACAACCGATACCAGGTTTGGTCGCTCCAGCCATTGGTTGGAAAGAATTAAAGAAATAACAAAAAAAGAAGTGATTTCTACAATTACCGGGGCTGAACCCTTTGGTCCTAAAAAATTAGTAGATGTAATGGTGATTGCGCCGTGTACTGGTAATACTATGGCTAAGCTAACCATGGGTATTACAGACGGTTCGGTATTAATGGCCGCCAAGGCGCATTTAAGAAACCTAAGACCGGTGGTGATCGGGATATCTACTAATGATGGCTTGGGTATTAATGCTAAAAATATAGGCATGTTGATAAACTTTAAAAACATTTTTATGGTTCCCTTTGGGCAGGACAGCCCCGGTGAAAAACCCAATTCACTAAAGTCTGATATGAACCTTATTTTAGAGACTGTTGAGGCTGCTTTAAAAGGAAAACAGCTACAGCCGATTATTATTACCTATTCTTAATAAATCTATTTTTGCACCGCACAATGGGGTAAAAAGATGGTAGAATAAAAATATATATTTTTTTGGAGGGATTTAATGTTGCAAAAGTACAATGTTGTAGTTGTTGGTGCCACAGGTGCGGTGGGTCAAGAAATACTAAACATTCTTGATGAACGCAATTTTCCGGTGGGTGATTTGAAACTGTGTGCTACTGCCCGTTCGGCAGGAAAAGAAATTGTCTTTAAGGGAAAAAGCTATACAGTTGAACAAACTACCCCTGAATCATTTACCGGTATGGATATTGCCTTTTTTGCAGGTGGTAAGGCAAGCGTAGAGTTTGGCCCAGCTGCAGTGGAGCGGGGCTGCGTGGTCATCGATAACAGTAGCAATTATCGTATGGATCCCGATGTTCCTCTGGTAGTTCCGGAAGTTAACCCCGAGGATGTAAAAGAACACAAGGGAATTATTGCCAACCCAAACTGCTCAACAATTATCATGGCTGTTCCTCTGAAGCCTTTACATGATGCGGCGGGCATTAAAAGGGTAGTGGTTTCCACATATCAAGCGGTGTCCGGTGCAGGAAAAGAAGGCATTGATGAACTAACAAACCAAACTAAGGCAATTATAAACGGTGGGGAATATGCTCCCCAAAAGTTTATGCATCAAATAGCCTTTAACTTAATTCCGCACATTGATGTATGGCAGGATATGGATTATACCAAAGAAGAAATGAAAATGGTTAAAGAAACACAAAAACTATTGCATTCCGATAAAATTGGTATAACCGCCACCACTGTACGGGTACCGGTATATCGCAGTCACAGTGAAAGTATCAATGTGGAAACAGAACGAAAGCTTACTGCACAGGAAGCCAGGGAAATACTGGCCAAGGCTCCGGGAATTGTGATACAAGATGATCCTGCAAACAATATCTACCCAATGCCCATAGAAACCTCATATAAGGACGAAGTGTATGTAGGGCGTATACGTGAAGATAATTCTCACCCCAGCGCTCTAAACCTGTGGGTGGTAGGTGACCAGATTAGAAAAGGAGCAGCTACCAACGCCGTGCAAGTGGGTGAATTGGTAATTAAGTATGGGTGTTTGCTGCAAAAAAAATAAATTACAAATGGGGAGAAAATACAGATGCGTTTTCTCATCCAGAAATTTGGTGGCACGTCATTAACCACACCTGAATTTAGAAAGTTAGTGGCAGCAAAGATAGTATCTGCAAAAAACCAAGGTTTTCACCCTGTGGTTGTCATTTCGGCAATGGGAAGAATAGGAGAACCCTATGCCACCGATACACTGATATCGGTGGCTAAACAAGTTAACCGTGAAGTACCCGCCAGAGAACTGGATTTACTAATGTCCTGTGGTGAAGTGATTTCAGGTGTGATAATGGTAAACACCTTGATAGAAATGGGTTGTCCGGCAGTGCTACTTACAGGGGCACAGGCCGGTATTATTACAGATGCTAACTTTAACGGAGCCAAAATATTACGTTTAGAACCGGACAAAATCATAGAACATGCTAAACAGGATAAGATCGTGGTGGTGACTGGTTTTCAGGGCGTTACAGAAGATGGGGAAATTACCACCCTTGGCAGGGGAGGAAGTGACACAACGGCGGCTGCCCTGGGTGTTGCACTGGACGCTGAATGCATAGATATATATACAGATGTAGAAGGCATAATGACAGCGGATCCCCATATAGTTGATGATGCCGTAATATTAAACAAAGTAACTTACAATGAAATCTGCCAGTTGGCCCATGAAGGGGCTAAGGTGATTCATCCCCGGGCGGTGGAAATAGCAATGCAAAAAAATATACCCCTTAGGGTGAGATGTGCATTTAGTGATGCCCCGGGCACCTTGGTTACCAGACATGGAGAAGTCTACGGAGGCACCATTGATGTAACCCTTGACCGCACAATCACCGGCTTGACAAATATTGCCGATATTACTCAAATTACAATAGCTGTGTCTGAGCTAAAGGTGGAAAATCCGCTGCTGAAAATTTTTAAAGGCATGGCATTGTCTGATATAAGCGTTGATTTTTGGAATGTTAATCCAGAATATATAGCTTTTACGGTAAAGAACAGCGATGTGGAAAAAGCAAAACAAGTGCTGGAAAATATGGGTATATCACCGACCTTGCGCCCAGGTTGCGCCAAGGTGGCGGCAGTGGGAGCCGGCATGACCGGAGTACCCGGCGTAATGGCCCGTGTGGTGGAAGCTTTAACGGCAGAAGGTGTAGAAATTTTACAATCTTCTGACTCTCACACCACCATCTGGGTACTTGTTAAGCAAGAAGACATGAAGAAAGCCGTTGTGGCCCTTCATCGGAAATTTAACCTAGATAAAAAATAAATACTATAAAAAGACATCATTGTGTTAATGGTACGGCTGCTGCAGGGAACAAATAATATTTAGGAAGGTGAAAGCCGTGTCTGTTGATTTCGGGCGGGTACTTACCGCCATGGTAACACCCTTTAATGGTGATTTAAAAGTTAATATTCTACAAGCCAAAAAATTAGCTCGCTATCTGGTGGAAAATGGGTCCGACGGGTTGGTAGTATGTGGAACCACCGGCGAATCACCCACCCTGTCCACAGAAGAAAAAATTGAGTTATTTAAGGCCGTGGTAGAGGAAGTGGGAGGCCAGGCGGCGGTTATCGCCGGTACCGGTAGCTACAATACTGCAGCCAGTGTAGCCCTTACCCAGGCAGCTGAGAAATGCGGCGTAGACGGTATAATGCTGGTAGCACCATACTATAATAAGCCCTCACAGGAGGGTTTGTATATGCACTTTAAAACAGTTGCAGAAAGTACCCAACTACCCGTAATGCTATACAACATTCCTGGGCGTACTTCCATAAATGTGTTGCCGTCAACAGTGGTTCGTTTGGCCCAGGATGTACCGAATATTGTAGCAATTAAAGAAGCTGCCGGAGTTATGGATAATGTAAGTGAATTACGCTCCTCTTTACCAGATGAATTTGCCATCTATAGTGGCGACGATTCGCTTACAATGCCCATTTTGGCCTTGGGAGGAAAAGGTATTGTAAGTGTAGCCGCTCATATTGTAGGGCCACAAATACAAGAAATGGTGCAGGCCTATGTCAGTGGCAATGTTTCTAAAGCCACCAGAATTCACACTGAATTATTCCCGGTGTTTAAAGGTATGTTTATTACCACCAACCCGGTACCGGTTAAAACTGCCTTAAATTTAAAGGGCATGAATGTGGGCGGTGTACGTCTGCCCCTTGTGGATATGAGCGCAGAAGACAACAATAAGTTGCGAAACTTACTTACTGATAAAGGTATACTGTAAACTGTCATTAAAAATAACAAGTGTATAGAATTTAGATACATTTAATTATGGGTACCTAAGGTGCCCATAATTTATTTTTTAGGTATGAGAATGTAAAATTATGGGTACTATATTTAATGTTTATCTTACCCGAAGCTTGTTAACATTCCACCATTTGAGTATAATATAAGATGCAGGAGCTTTAACTTGAGATAAAATATGCCCACATGACAATTTAATATATAAAATATTATCGCCTTCTCCTGGTAAGAACTCACCAATTATTGTTAAGTTATTGAAAGTATTGTGGAAAGGTTGGGAGGTGTATTTTTGGCTAAAGAAACCAAAATATCCATAACCCCTTTGGGGGGATTGGGAGAGATCGGGAAAAACATGATGGTGGTGAGGTACGGTGATAATATTTTATTAATAGACAGCGGATTGTCTTTTCCGGAAGAGGAAATGTTGGGCATTGA
This window of the Desulfofalx alkaliphila DSM 12257 genome carries:
- the dapA gene encoding 4-hydroxy-tetrahydrodipicolinate synthase encodes the protein MSVDFGRVLTAMVTPFNGDLKVNILQAKKLARYLVENGSDGLVVCGTTGESPTLSTEEKIELFKAVVEEVGGQAAVIAGTGSYNTAASVALTQAAEKCGVDGIMLVAPYYNKPSQEGLYMHFKTVAESTQLPVMLYNIPGRTSINVLPSTVVRLAQDVPNIVAIKEAAGVMDNVSELRSSLPDEFAIYSGDDSLTMPILALGGKGIVSVAAHIVGPQIQEMVQAYVSGNVSKATRIHTELFPVFKGMFITTNPVPVKTALNLKGMNVGGVRLPLVDMSAEDNNKLRNLLTDKGIL
- a CDS encoding M16 family metallopeptidase encodes the protein MYQKTTLDNGLRILSEEIPHVRSVSIGLWINVGSRDETNDNSGISHFIEHMMFKGTNKRTAKDIAEELDAVGGQLNAFTTKEYTCYHSKVLDEHFDLAVDVLTDMVFNSKFAPEDIDREKNVIIEEIKMYEDAPDELVHDIFTNTIWHGHPLGRPIIGTTEIVSSFSRDDLLDFHHKHYTPEKMVISVAGNIKHEKVVEKLAPILSQLKATKTPRQSTPPQGVSNLVCRNKDTEQVHMVIGTPGYQLDHEDIYTVQLINTVLGGGLSSRLFQEIREQRGLVYTVFSYHSSYHDTGLFAVYAGLSKNNVNKAMELIFKEIKDISRHGLKESELQRAKDQLKGGLLLSLENVNSRMSRLGKSEMYLGKVLTPDEIVGRVFKVTNEDIKRVAKNMFIPDRFTMAAIGPWQDCGELNTALAKLKE
- the dapB gene encoding 4-hydroxy-tetrahydrodipicolinate reductase; its protein translation is MIKVVVAGAAGRMGQESCRAILRADGMELVGAVDKNSSGEELEKVIAMDGVELTIQSDLDTTLKETKPDVVVDFTNPNVVFNNAQIALQNKVRPVIGTTGLTGEQIAQLKELAQKQQLGGLIVPNFAIGALLMIKFASIAVKYFPHVEIIELHHDQKMDAPSGTALKTAEVLAEIRGNMRQGLPTEFEKIPGSRGGDFEGMRVHSVRLPGFVAHQEVIFGGTGQTLTIRHDSISRESFMPGLLMGIHKVMEIDHLVYGLENLIFE
- the dapG gene encoding aspartate kinase produces the protein MRFLIQKFGGTSLTTPEFRKLVAAKIVSAKNQGFHPVVVISAMGRIGEPYATDTLISVAKQVNREVPARELDLLMSCGEVISGVIMVNTLIEMGCPAVLLTGAQAGIITDANFNGAKILRLEPDKIIEHAKQDKIVVVTGFQGVTEDGEITTLGRGGSDTTAAALGVALDAECIDIYTDVEGIMTADPHIVDDAVILNKVTYNEICQLAHEGAKVIHPRAVEIAMQKNIPLRVRCAFSDAPGTLVTRHGEVYGGTIDVTLDRTITGLTNIADITQITIAVSELKVENPLLKIFKGMALSDISVDFWNVNPEYIAFTVKNSDVEKAKQVLENMGISPTLRPGCAKVAAVGAGMTGVPGVMARVVEALTAEGVEILQSSDSHTTIWVLVKQEDMKKAVVALHRKFNLDKK
- a CDS encoding dipicolinate synthase subunit B; this translates as MRLKGVRIGFALTGSHCTIEETIPQIERLVNEGAEVFPIVSTSVETTDTRFGRSSHWLERIKEITKKEVISTITGAEPFGPKKLVDVMVIAPCTGNTMAKLTMGITDGSVLMAAKAHLRNLRPVVIGISTNDGLGINAKNIGMLINFKNIFMVPFGQDSPGEKPNSLKSDMNLILETVEAALKGKQLQPIIITYS
- a CDS encoding D-alanyl-D-alanine carboxypeptidase family protein: MHIRSSLMIALMVIVIKICWLSCAEAGISQFKAPEITADAAVLIDANTGQVLFDKNMHQRRPPASTTKIMTALLALEGGNLTDKVTVSDKAAQTGECSINLRPNEILTLEALIYGALMRSGNDACVAIAEHVAGSEENFIRLMNHHAKILGAQNTNFLNTNGLPEDQHYSTAYDLAQIARYAMNKVKFRDIVSTKSKEITNEDGEKRFFQNTNKLLWLYRGSDGIKTGTTDAAGSCLVGSAKKDGRHLISVVLHSDDRYADTIKLLNHGFDDYEEVVVLTKGEHFTTLHIENGYSSTVPIIAGSGLSVLVPKGEIGTFEQLVKLERNLSAPIRYHQRVGTLDVSVKGEVVGSVELITGAAINKLPVHLKIYNKLDKHL
- a CDS encoding aspartate-semialdehyde dehydrogenase codes for the protein MQKYNVVVVGATGAVGQEILNILDERNFPVGDLKLCATARSAGKEIVFKGKSYTVEQTTPESFTGMDIAFFAGGKASVEFGPAAVERGCVVIDNSSNYRMDPDVPLVVPEVNPEDVKEHKGIIANPNCSTIIMAVPLKPLHDAAGIKRVVVSTYQAVSGAGKEGIDELTNQTKAIINGGEYAPQKFMHQIAFNLIPHIDVWQDMDYTKEEMKMVKETQKLLHSDKIGITATTVRVPVYRSHSESINVETERKLTAQEAREILAKAPGIVIQDDPANNIYPMPIETSYKDEVYVGRIREDNSHPSALNLWVVGDQIRKGAATNAVQVGELVIKYGCLLQKK
- a CDS encoding YlmC/YmxH family sporulation protein, which gives rise to MRLSELVGKEIVNIVNGARLGVIGESDLSLDMETGHIQSIILPRRSNFFNLWVDKQNIMIPWENVRKIGEEVVIVEIDQGHLNFQRYSV
- a CDS encoding polysaccharide deacetylase family protein; the encoded protein is MGVFYFTRRLILKLACVLLAAVLLIGGGYYVLKKERYQPTLAPIYQGDQGRKEIALTVNVYWGEEYLPQMLKIMEEEKVKATFFIGGMWAEKFPDLLKEIAQQGHDIGSHGYSHPHPDHLNKAGNLREIKRSEKIIKEIIGKDIKLFAPPYGERGNSVLAATEEAGYQLILWSIDTIDWQRPAPDTIVQRVISKAHNGAIVLMHPTAPTVRALPTIIKELKGRGYEFITVTELLENLPQEEEGQLTEETG
- the dpsA gene encoding dipicolinate synthase subunit DpsA, whose protein sequence is MQPDLQGVKVAVLGGDAREIILVHEFSRLGAQVQVAGLPVQQSDHVIVCRTVADALNGVQAVILPVPGLNKDGTVYSVFTEKPMELSEKMLVSLPANAPVFAGFARERLVEMIQRCNLRLIEVLKRDDVAILNSIPSAEGAVQMAMEATPITIHSSNSFVLGFGRTGATLARLLKGMGARVTVVTRRPAHQSRVYEMGMRPLTFQQLPDFICEADIIFNTVPATVLTNCILSKASEEVVIIDVASPPGGTDFDAAKRLNIKALLAPGLPGKVAPKTAGRILARVIPRLLAEELAL